From the Rhizomicrobium palustre genome, the window GGTGCTCTCGCACCGCTTTGCCGAATCAGCCCCGCATATCGAGCAGGTTCAGGACGTGGTCGAGCAGGTCTTGATCAGCGCCAACCATTTCGCCACCGCCCGCGCCTTTATCGTCTATCGCGAGAAGCGCGCCCGCCTGCGCACCGACAAGCAGACCGTGGTCAATGTCGAGACCTCGATCAACGAATACCTCAACCGCGCCGACTGGCGCGTGAACGCCAATGCCAATCAGGGCTATTCGCTGGGTGGGCTGATCCTCAACGTCTCCGGCAAGATGACCGCCAATTACTGGCTCTCCCACGTCTATCCGCCGGAAGCCGGACGCGCCCATCGTGAAGGCGATATCCATATCCACGATCTCGACATGCTGGCGGGCTATTGCGCCGGCTGGTCGCTGCGCACGCTTCTGACCGAAGGGCTCAATGGCGTGCCGGGCAAGGTGGAAGCCGCCCCGCCGAAGCATATGTCGAGCGCGATCGGCCAGATCGTGAACTTCCTCGGCACACTGCAGAATGAATGGGCAGGCGCGCAGGCGTTTTCCTCTTTCGACACCTATATGGCGCCCTACATCCGCAAGGATGACATGAGCTATGACGAGGTGCGCCAATGCATTCAGGAGCTGATCTATAACCTCAACGTGCCCTCACGCTGGGGCACACAGACGCCCTTCACCAACCTCACCTTCGATTGGACCTGCCCGGAAGATCTCGCCGACCAGGTGCCGATCATCGGCGGCGAGGAAATGGATTTCACCTATGGTGAATTGCAGACCGAAATGGACGCGATCAATCGCGCCTATATGGAAGTGATGACGGCGGGCGATGCCAAAGGCCGGGTCTTCACCTTCCCCATTCCGACCTACAACATCACCCCGGATTTTCCCTGGGAAAGCGAGAACGCCCAACGTCTGTTCGAAATGACGGCGAAATACGGCCTTCCCTATTTCCAGAACTTCATCAATTCCGAGCTGAAGCCGAACATGGTGCGTTCCATGTGCTGCCGCTTGCAGCTCGACCTCACCGAGCTTTTAAAGCGCGGCAACGGGCTTTTCGGATCGGCCGAACAGACCGGCTCGGTCGGTGTCGTGACGGTGAATTGTGCCCGCCTCGGCTTTGTGCATAAGGGCGATAAGCAAGCGCTCTTTGCCGCCCTCGACAATCTTCTCGACATCGGCCGCACCACACTCGAGATCAAGCGCAAGGTCATCCAGCAGCATATGGATAACGGCCTTTTCCCCTATACCAAGCGTTATCTCGGCACATTGCGCAATCACTTCTCCACGCTTGGCGTCAACGGCATCAACGAGATGATCCGTAACTTCACGAACGATGCCGAAGACATCACCACGATGCAGGGCAATGCCTTCGCGCTGGAATTTTTGGATCATGTGCGCGCCAAGATCGTCGCCTTCCAGGAAGAGACCGGCCATCTCTACAATCTGGAAGCCACGCCAGCGGAAGGCACCACCTATCGCTTCGCC encodes:
- a CDS encoding ribonucleoside triphosphate reductase: MPARTPRHVVKRSGEIVVFDAAKIRSAIERAGKASGEFEGNEADLLAIQAVKVLSHRFAESAPHIEQVQDVVEQVLISANHFATARAFIVYREKRARLRTDKQTVVNVETSINEYLNRADWRVNANANQGYSLGGLILNVSGKMTANYWLSHVYPPEAGRAHREGDIHIHDLDMLAGYCAGWSLRTLLTEGLNGVPGKVEAAPPKHMSSAIGQIVNFLGTLQNEWAGAQAFSSFDTYMAPYIRKDDMSYDEVRQCIQELIYNLNVPSRWGTQTPFTNLTFDWTCPEDLADQVPIIGGEEMDFTYGELQTEMDAINRAYMEVMTAGDAKGRVFTFPIPTYNITPDFPWESENAQRLFEMTAKYGLPYFQNFINSELKPNMVRSMCCRLQLDLTELLKRGNGLFGSAEQTGSVGVVTVNCARLGFVHKGDKQALFAALDNLLDIGRTTLEIKRKVIQQHMDNGLFPYTKRYLGTLRNHFSTLGVNGINEMIRNFTNDAEDITTMQGNAFALEFLDHVRAKIVAFQEETGHLYNLEATPAEGTTYRFAREDKKRFPDILQAGSADQPYYTNSSQLPVGFTDDPFEALTRQEKLQRKYTGGTVLHLYMQERVSSGEACMKLVRRALTNFSLPYITVTPTFSICPKHGYIAGEHVFCPKCDADLIAKKLAAPQAAQ